TGTTGACGCTTTAGAACAGCCATTAAAAGCTAAACACAAACTAATTCCCATTGGGGTGATACGTTCAGGAGAGTTAATTCAGCCTAATCGTCGCTTGTTACGAGACTTAGTGGCGATCGCTTGACTTTCAAGATAGTCGCTAAATCTCTACGATATCACCACACTCAACCAATCATTTTCTTAACTGCAATTCAATTGCATCGACTCAAAATTGAATTGTTTTGACTCACAATTTGATTGTATCAACTCACAATTTGATTGCATTAACTCACAATTGAATTGCATCAACTCGCAATTTGATTGTATTGTCCCGCAATTGAATTGCATCGCCTCGTTGTTAGCAATGAAAGCAATGCAAAGGCTTTTATCGTTTAAAGTCTTCATCCCTACACACTTCTAAAGTTAATTGTTGCAAAAAATGCAACAACAACAGAAATATTTCCGCAAATTAGTAAGATAACAACAGATTTTCCGCAATATCTCTGATGATAAGTAAATAGCGGTAGTCAGATCCCCGACTTCTTAAAGAAGTCGGGGATCTCTTAAGCCATCATCAAATTATGAATTACGAACTTATACTGAGCATAACCGAAGTATTATGAATTACAAATTATTATTTTTGCCATTATTGCTGAGTTTGCTGCTCTCTAATACAGTTAGAGCCACATCAAAAACACAAGACTTGCAGATAGCACAACAACCAACCCAATCAGACGCAACCCGCGCCGCAGCCGAACAAGCATTGCGGGAAGGATTGGAATTGTACAAACAAGGCACAGCCGAAAGCTTACGACAAGCACTTGCAAAATGGCAAATTGCCTTACCACTGTGGCAGAAATTAGGAGATAAACGCGGCGAAGCTGCAATTTTAGTTGGAATTGGTCGAATCTACTCCGATTTAGGAGAAAAGCAGCAAGCACTGTCATATTACAACCAAGCTTTGCCCCTAATTCGTGCCGTGGGCGATGCCTCCGGCGGGCAAAGCCAACGCTCTGGGGAAGCAACTACTCTCAGTAACATTGGTAAAGTCTACTCCGATTTAGGAGAAAAGCAGCAAGCACTGTCATATTACAACCAAGCTCTGCCCCTATATCGTGCGGTGGGCGATCACTCTGGGGAAGCCGCTACTCTCAATAACATTGGTCTAGTCTACTCCGCATTAGGAGAAAAGCAGCAAGCATTGTCATATTACAACCAAGCTCTGCCCCTCAGACGTGCGGTGGGTGATCGCTCTGGGGAAGCCGCTACTCTCAATAACATTGGTACAGTCTACTCCGCATTAGGAGAAAAGCAGCAAGCACTGTCATTTTTCAACCAGGCTCTGCTTCTAATTCGTGCCGTAGGCGGTCGCGCGGGGGAAGCCGCTACTCTCAATAACATTGGTGAAGTCTACTCCGATTTAGGAGAAAAGCAAAAAGCCCTGTCATTTTTCAACCAAGCCCTGCCCCTAATTCGTGCCGTGGGCGATCGCTCCGGTGAAGCTACGGCTCTAAGTAACATTGGTGGAGTCTACTCCGATTTAGGAGAAAAGCAAAAAGCCCTGTCATTTTTCAACCAAGCCCTGCCCCTAATTCGTGCCGTGGGCGATCGCTCTGGGGAAGCCGCTACTCTCAATAACATTGGTACAGTCTACTCCGCATTAGGAGAAAAGCAGCAAGCACTGTCATTTTACAACCAAGCTCTGCCCCTATTACGTGCGGTGGGCGGTCGCTTTGGGGAAGCTCTTACTCTCTACAATATCGCTTACTTAGAACGAAGCAAAGGCAACTTGCAAACTGCCCTCACTCAAATTGAAGCATCTATCAAAATCATCGAAGAATTACGCACCAAAATTGACAGTCAAGAATTGCGTACTTCCTACTTCGCCACCGTACAAGACTATTATCAGTTGTACATTGACTTGCTAATGCAACTGCACAAAAAAGAATCATCTAAAGGTTATGCCGCCCAAGCACTACATATCAGCGAACGCTCTCGCGCCAGAGTTTTATTAGAACTATTAACTGAAGCTAATGCCAAAATCCGCAAAGGCGTTGATCCTAAACTATTAGAACAAGAACAAAGTCTGCAACAGCAAATTGATGCCAAAGATAAACTGCGTCGAGATTTAATCAGCCAATCAGCACCCGCCGCCGCCGTTCAAAAACTCGAACAAGAAATTGCTAATCTCCTGAGTCAATATCAACAACTGCAAACTCAAATTCGCACAACTAGCCCGAAATATGCTGCACTCAAATATCCTGAACCATTAAAATTAGGGCAAATTCAGCAACAACTCGATGCAAACACTGTGCTGTTGC
This window of the Nostoc sp. HK-01 genome carries:
- a CDS encoding TPR domain protein, translated to MNYKLLFLPLLLSLLLSNTVRATSKTQDLQIAQQPTQSDATRAAAEQALREGLELYKQGTAESLRQALAKWQIALPLWQKLGDKRGEAAILVGIGRIYSDLGEKQQALSYYNQALPLIRAVGDASGGQSQRSGEATTLSNIGKVYSDLGEKQQALSYYNQALPLYRAVGDHSGEAATLNNIGLVYSALGEKQQALSYYNQALPLRRAVGDRSGEAATLNNIGTVYSALGEKQQALSFFNQALLLIRAVGGRAGEAATLNNIGEVYSDLGEKQKALSFFNQALPLIRAVGDRSGEATALSNIGGVYSDLGEKQKALSFFNQALPLIRAVGDRSGEAATLNNIGTVYSALGEKQQALSFYNQALPLLRAVGGRFGEALTLYNIAYLERSKGNLQTALTQIEASIKIIEELRTKIDSQELRTSYFATVQDYYQLYIDLLMQLHKKESSKGYAAQALHISERSRARVLLELLTEANAKIRKGVDPKLLEQEQSLQQQIDAKDKLRRDLISQSAPAAAVQKLEQEIANLLSQYQQLQTQIRTTSPKYAALKYPEPLKLGQIQQQLDANTVLLQYSLGKERSYLWVVTPNSLDSYELPPQAQIEKAANDFRQSIVRVVASPKQQAAAAKQLSQIILAPVANKLANKRLVIVADGALQNIPFAALTEPTAQESYQPLLVNHEIVNLPSASTIAILRQETQKRKKAPKAIAILADPVFSTDDSRVTGKPENNSITPDLDLQRSALSRSARNLNRNGWDRLDGTRQEAQAILKLSSPKDSLSAFDFDANYDWVTNSKLSQYRVIHLATHGFADDINPELSGIVLSLIDKQGKPQRGYLRLNDIFNLDFPADLIVLSACQTGQGKEIQGEGLVGLTRGLMYAGSPRLVLSLWNVDDQGTKELMSEFYRQMWQEGKSPVAALRAAQLSLWQNPNWRKPLYWAAFTLQGEWR